Proteins from one Salmonella bongori NCTC 12419 genomic window:
- a CDS encoding YfgG family protein — protein sequence MSQANSMRKRHRFNSRMTRIVLLISFIFFFGRFVYSSIGAWHHHQDKKEAQQSTLSVDTPVQR from the coding sequence GTGAGTCAGGCCAACAGTATGCGAAAACGACATCGATTTAACAGTCGCATGACCCGTATCGTACTGCTTATCAGCTTTATCTTCTTCTTTGGACGTTTTGTCTACTCTTCTATCGGTGCCTGGCACCACCACCAGGATAAAAAAGAAGCGCAACAGTCAACGCTCTCTGTTGACACGCCAGTCCAGCGTTAA
- a CDS encoding outer membrane lipoprotein: MMYFKKNALPLVIIASFSLAGCQSNADDYAADVYQTGQLNAKQETRTVNIISVLPAKVAVDNTANKKAAQTFGAILGAVAGGVTGHNVGSGSGLGTTAGAVGGGAVGAAAGSLVKDKTLVEGVSLTYKEGTKIYTSTQVGKSCQFTTGLAIVISTKDNETRIQPNTKCPEKS, translated from the coding sequence GTGATGTATTTTAAAAAAAATGCTTTGCCTCTGGTTATTATCGCCTCTTTTTCTCTTGCTGGATGCCAGTCCAATGCGGATGACTACGCCGCAGATGTTTATCAAACCGGGCAGTTAAACGCAAAACAAGAGACCAGGACGGTGAATATAATTTCTGTTTTGCCCGCTAAAGTCGCCGTAGATAATACGGCCAACAAAAAGGCTGCTCAGACCTTTGGCGCAATACTTGGCGCCGTGGCTGGTGGTGTTACCGGTCATAATGTCGGATCGGGCAGCGGTTTAGGTACAACCGCCGGGGCTGTGGGCGGTGGAGCCGTTGGCGCGGCAGCCGGTTCATTGGTGAAAGATAAAACGTTAGTTGAAGGCGTCTCTCTGACGTACAAAGAAGGAACGAAGATTTATACCTCCACCCAGGTGGGAAAATCTTGCCAGTTTACAACGGGTCTGGCCATCGTTATCTCTACTAAAGATAATGAAACGCGAATTCAGCCGAATACGAAATGCCCTGAAAAAAGCTAA
- a CDS encoding DUF5384 family protein produces MKKVILGAILFTISGSALSSSLQDQLAAVAQAEQQGKNEENRQRDSLQAKRDREAQQERQRQANAAALAQQRAKAAEAERKARRAKLDAEAAQDKQRDQSYEDELRQLEIQKQKLALAREEARVKRENEFIDQELKSQAARTDVIQSHADANRNLSEGSRDLLQSEGKAREEKASGWFN; encoded by the coding sequence ATGAAGAAGGTTATTTTAGGCGCTATTTTATTCACGATAAGCGGGTCGGCGTTATCTTCTTCCTTACAGGATCAGCTCGCGGCGGTCGCCCAGGCTGAACAGCAGGGAAAAAATGAAGAAAACAGACAACGTGACTCTTTGCAAGCCAAACGAGACAGAGAGGCTCAGCAGGAACGACAAAGGCAAGCCAATGCAGCGGCGCTTGCTCAACAGCGAGCAAAAGCGGCAGAAGCTGAAAGAAAAGCACGGCGAGCAAAATTAGATGCAGAAGCCGCTCAGGATAAACAGCGCGATCAGAGCTACGAGGATGAGCTTCGTCAATTAGAAATTCAGAAGCAAAAACTGGCGCTGGCCAGAGAAGAAGCCAGGGTTAAACGAGAAAATGAATTTATCGATCAGGAGCTTAAAAGTCAGGCTGCCCGGACAGATGTGATTCAATCTCACGCTGACGCAAACAGGAATCTATCTGAAGGCAGCCGCGATCTGTTGCAAAGTGAAGGTAAAGCCCGTGAGGAGAAGGCCAGCGGTTGGTTTAACTGA
- the guaA gene encoding glutamine-hydrolyzing GMP synthase, with translation MTDNIHKHRILILDFGSQYTQLVARRVRELGVYCELWAWDVTEAQIREFNPSGIILSGGPESTTEENSPRAPQYVFEAGVPVFGVCYGMQTMAMQLGGHVEGSNEREFGYAQVEVVNDSALVRGIEDSLTADGKPLLDVWMSHGDKVTAIPADFVTVASTESCPFAIMANEEKRFYGVQFHPEVTHTRQGMRMLERFVRDICQCEALWTPAKIIDDAVARIREQVGEDNVILGLSGGVDSSVTAMLLHRAIGKNLTCVFVDNGLLRLNEAEQVMDMFGDHFGLNIVHVPAEDRFLSALAGENDPEAKRKIIGRVFVEVFDEEALKLEDVKWLAQGTIYPDVIESAASATGKAHVIKSHHNVGGLPKEMKMGLVEPLKELFKDEVRKIGLELGLPYDMLYRHPFPGPGLGVRVLGEVKKEYCDLLRRADAIFIEELRKADLYDKVSQAFTVFLPVRSVGVMGDGRKYDWVVSLRAVETIDFMTAHWAHLPYDFLGRVSNRIINEVNGISRVVYDISGKPPATIEWE, from the coding sequence ATGACAGACAATATTCATAAACATCGCATTCTCATTCTTGATTTCGGATCGCAATACACACAGTTAGTCGCACGCCGCGTGCGTGAACTGGGCGTTTATTGCGAACTGTGGGCATGGGATGTGACGGAAGCACAAATTCGCGAATTCAATCCAAGCGGTATTATTCTTTCCGGCGGCCCGGAAAGCACCACTGAAGAAAACAGCCCGCGCGCACCACAGTATGTTTTTGAAGCTGGCGTGCCGGTATTTGGCGTATGTTACGGCATGCAGACCATGGCTATGCAGTTGGGTGGTCATGTGGAAGGCTCTAACGAGCGTGAGTTTGGCTATGCGCAGGTTGAAGTGGTCAATGACAGCGCGCTGGTGCGCGGCATTGAAGACTCCCTGACTGCCGATGGCAAACCTCTGCTGGATGTCTGGATGAGCCACGGCGATAAAGTGACGGCGATCCCGGCGGATTTCGTTACCGTTGCCAGCACCGAGAGTTGTCCGTTTGCCATTATGGCGAATGAAGAAAAACGTTTCTATGGCGTACAGTTCCACCCGGAAGTAACCCATACCCGCCAGGGAATGCGTATGCTGGAGCGTTTTGTGCGCGATATCTGCCAGTGTGAAGCCCTCTGGACGCCGGCGAAGATTATCGACGACGCGGTAGCGCGTATTCGTGAGCAGGTCGGTGAAGACAACGTTATTCTCGGCTTGTCCGGTGGCGTTGACTCCTCCGTCACCGCCATGCTGCTGCACCGTGCTATCGGCAAAAACCTGACCTGCGTGTTCGTTGATAACGGTCTGCTGCGTTTAAACGAAGCGGAGCAGGTGATGGACATGTTCGGCGACCACTTTGGTCTGAACATTGTGCACGTTCCGGCAGAAGATCGCTTCCTGTCTGCGCTGGCAGGAGAGAATGATCCGGAAGCGAAACGTAAGATCATCGGTCGTGTGTTCGTCGAAGTGTTCGATGAAGAAGCGCTGAAACTGGAAGATGTGAAATGGCTGGCGCAGGGGACTATCTACCCTGACGTGATCGAATCTGCTGCTTCTGCCACCGGTAAAGCACACGTCATCAAATCTCACCACAACGTCGGCGGACTGCCGAAAGAGATGAAGATGGGGCTGGTTGAGCCGCTGAAAGAGCTGTTCAAAGACGAAGTGCGTAAGATTGGTCTGGAGTTGGGCCTGCCGTATGACATGCTGTACCGTCATCCATTCCCGGGACCGGGTCTGGGCGTTCGTGTGTTGGGAGAAGTGAAGAAAGAGTACTGCGACCTGCTGCGTCGCGCTGATGCCATTTTCATTGAAGAGCTACGCAAAGCCGATCTGTACGACAAAGTAAGCCAGGCATTCACCGTCTTCCTGCCGGTACGTTCCGTCGGCGTGATGGGCGATGGGCGTAAATACGACTGGGTTGTATCCCTACGTGCTGTTGAAACCATTGACTTTATGACCGCACACTGGGCACACCTGCCTTATGACTTCCTGGGGCGCGTTTCGAACCGCATTATCAATGAAGTCAACGGCATTTCCCGCGTGGTGTATGACATCAGCGGTAAGCCGCCGGCAACCATTGAGTGGGAATGA
- the guaB gene encoding IMP dehydrogenase, which produces MLRIAKEALTFDDVLLVPAHSTVLPNTADLSTQLTKTIRLNIPMLSAAMDTVTEARLAIALAQEGGIGFIHKNMSIARQAEEVRRVKKHESGVVTDPQTVLPTTTLREVKELTERNGFAGYPVVTEDNELVGIITGRDVRFVTDLSQPVSVYMTPKARLVTVREGEAREVVLAKMHEKRVEKALVVDDNFHLLGMITVKDFQKAERKPNSCKDEQGRLRVGAAVGAGAGNEERVDALVAAGVDVLLIDSSHGHSEGVLQRIRETRAKYPDLQIIGGNIATGAGARALAEAGCSAVKVGIGPGSICTTRIVTGVGVPQITAVSDAVEALEGTGIPVIADGGIRFSGDIAKAIAAGASAVMVGSMLAGTEESPGEIELYQGRSYKSYRGMGSLGAMSKGSSDRYFQSDNAADKLVPEGIEGRVAYKGRLKEIIHQQMGGLRSCMGLTGCATIDELRTKAEFVRISGAGIQESHVHDVTITKESPNYRLGS; this is translated from the coding sequence ATGCTACGTATCGCTAAAGAAGCCCTGACGTTTGACGACGTCCTCCTCGTTCCCGCTCATTCCACCGTTCTGCCGAATACTGCCGATCTCAGCACGCAGTTAACGAAAACCATTCGTCTGAACATTCCTATGCTCTCTGCGGCGATGGACACCGTGACGGAAGCGCGCCTGGCTATTGCTCTGGCCCAGGAAGGCGGCATCGGTTTTATCCACAAAAACATGTCTATTGCGCGTCAGGCGGAAGAAGTTCGCCGGGTGAAAAAACATGAATCAGGCGTCGTCACCGATCCGCAGACCGTGCTGCCGACCACCACCCTGCGTGAAGTAAAAGAACTGACCGAACGTAACGGCTTTGCTGGCTATCCGGTAGTGACCGAAGATAATGAACTGGTCGGGATTATTACCGGTCGTGACGTGCGTTTTGTCACCGATCTGAGCCAGCCGGTGAGCGTATATATGACGCCGAAAGCGCGTCTGGTGACTGTTCGCGAAGGCGAAGCCCGCGAAGTGGTTCTGGCAAAGATGCACGAAAAGCGCGTGGAAAAAGCGCTGGTCGTTGATGATAATTTTCATCTGCTCGGCATGATTACTGTAAAAGATTTCCAGAAAGCGGAACGTAAACCCAATTCCTGTAAAGATGAGCAGGGCCGGTTGCGAGTCGGCGCGGCAGTTGGCGCAGGAGCGGGTAACGAGGAGCGTGTCGACGCGCTGGTGGCGGCAGGTGTGGACGTGCTGTTGATTGACTCATCTCATGGTCATTCCGAAGGGGTTCTGCAACGTATTCGTGAAACGCGCGCTAAATATCCGGATCTGCAAATCATCGGCGGCAATATCGCAACGGGCGCAGGCGCACGCGCGCTGGCGGAAGCGGGTTGCAGCGCGGTGAAAGTGGGTATCGGCCCGGGCTCCATCTGTACCACGCGTATTGTAACCGGCGTCGGCGTACCGCAGATCACCGCCGTTTCTGATGCGGTTGAAGCGCTGGAAGGCACCGGTATTCCGGTTATCGCCGATGGTGGTATCCGTTTCTCCGGCGATATCGCGAAAGCAATTGCTGCTGGTGCCAGCGCGGTAATGGTGGGTTCCATGCTGGCCGGTACCGAAGAATCTCCGGGCGAAATCGAACTGTATCAGGGACGCTCTTACAAATCTTACCGTGGGATGGGCTCGCTGGGCGCAATGTCCAAAGGTTCTTCTGACCGTTATTTCCAGAGCGATAACGCCGCGGACAAACTGGTCCCGGAAGGCATTGAAGGGCGCGTGGCCTATAAAGGCCGCCTGAAAGAGATCATTCACCAGCAGATGGGCGGCCTGCGTTCCTGTATGGGGCTGACCGGTTGTGCTACCATCGACGAGCTTCGTACTAAAGCAGAGTTCGTACGTATCAGCGGTGCGGGCATTCAGGAAAGCCACGTTCACGACGTGACCATTACCAAAGAGTCCCCGAACTACCGTCTGGGTTCCTGA